The following coding sequences are from one Salvia hispanica cultivar TCC Black 2014 chromosome 3, UniMelb_Shisp_WGS_1.0, whole genome shotgun sequence window:
- the LOC125212181 gene encoding protein STRICTOSIDINE SYNTHASE-LIKE 5-like, with amino-acid sequence MASIVPYAIAAIAVLAAALLYRLETFEAVALPEHELARMAAPPLVVPNRNGKVLRGSERIGEGKLVGPEDIACDPKTGLIYTGGADGWISKVAFKDSAAESAVEKWVNTGGRPLGIVHGAHGEVVVADAYKGLLNISKDGVIQLLTDEAEGLKFKLTDAVDISPDGTLYFTDASSKYSIEHAFLDMMDGRPHGRFLSYDPSTKQTTVLLKDLYFANGVALSHDQTFVIVCETAMLRCKKYYIQGPRAGSVEMFVENLPGLPDNIRYDGNGLYWIALGADPGLLKMLQRYPWVRKTMAMLDKYVGRPKTEKNGGSVAVDLEGKVIAHYYDAEVSYVTSCNKIAQYLYCGSLFSSYITRLDLTRYPATATATASS; translated from the exons ATGGCAAGCATAGTCCCGTACGCGATCGCCGCGATAGCGGTTTTAGCGGCGGCGCTCCTCTACCGCCTGGAGACGTTCGAGGCGGTGGCGCTTCCAGAGCACGAGCTGGCTCGGATGGCAGCGCCGCCGCTGGTGGTGCCGAATCGAAACGGCAAAGTGCTGCGGGGTTCAGAGAGGATCGGAGAGGGGAAGCTGGTGGGCCCCGAGGATATAGCGTGTGACCCCAAAACCGGCCTCATCTACACCGGCGGCGCGGACGGGTGGATCAGCAAGGTGGCTTTCAAGGACTCCGCCGCCGAGTCAGCGGTGGAGAAGTGGGTCAACACGGGAGGCAGGCCTCTCGGGATCGTTCATGGGGCCCACGGTGAAGTGGTTGTCGCTGATGCTTACAAG GGGCTACTAAACATAAGCAAAGATGGTGTAATACAATTGTTAACCGATGAGGCCGAAGGTCTCAAATTCAAGCTTACCGATGCTGTCGATATCAGCCCTGATGGTACGCTCTACTTCACCGATGCCTCCTCCAAATACAGCATCGAACACGCTTTCCTCGACATGATGGACGGTAGACCCCACGGCAGATTCTTGAGCTACGATCCATCAACAAAGCAAACAACAGTTCTCTTGAAAGACCTCTACTTCGCTAACGGCGTCGCCCTCTCCCATGATCAAACTTTCGTCATCGTCTGCGAAACTGCAAT GTTGAGGTGCAAGAAGTACTACATTCAAGGCCCCCGGGCAGGGTCAGTTGAAATGTTCGTTGAGAATCTGCCCGGGCTGCCCGACAACATCCGATACGACGGCAACGGCCTTTATTGGATTGCACTTGGCGcg GATCCGGGTTTATTAAAGATGCTACAGCGATATCCATGGGTTCGGAAGACGATGGCGATGCTAGACAAGTATGTAGGGCGGCCTAAGACGGAgaaaaacggagggagtgttGCGGTTGATTTGGAGGGAAAAGTGATTGCACATTACTATGATGCAGAGGTTTCATATGTTACAAGCTGCAACAAGATTGCTCAATATTTATACTGTGGTTCATTGTTTTCGTCCTACATTACTCGACTCGACCTGACTCGATATCCCGCCACTGCCACTGCCACTGCTTCGTCGTGA